A region of Allocoleopsis franciscana PCC 7113 DNA encodes the following proteins:
- a CDS encoding SPFH domain-containing protein, translating to MKIFKRRFLSVAGIAAAIGILTSGCGVIPGTSSKLIPPGYVGLKVELYGKNRGIQNATINTGRVWYNGYTEEIIVFPNHVQYYILTASTEEGSATNESITFGVGGTSVNADVSLSYFFNTDKIKDFYGKYLKDPDQFKATLVRSETRNCFNQWATGLKPEEIVGNKQAQLLKGVQTCLNDKFTPVGVTFDTVGFVSKPRFDKSIETQITARFQAEQQAVAAKAQLEVAEAEAKRKIAEARGDAEVARIQAVTVSPLTIRLRELELQQKMIDKWNGILPVYQGGTAPFPSFDPNAGRAPTQPSK from the coding sequence ATGAAAATTTTTAAACGCCGCTTTCTCAGCGTAGCAGGAATTGCTGCGGCAATCGGGATTCTGACATCGGGTTGTGGCGTTATTCCAGGCACTAGCTCTAAGTTGATACCCCCTGGATATGTGGGTCTTAAGGTCGAGCTTTACGGTAAAAACCGGGGAATCCAAAATGCAACTATCAATACGGGTCGCGTCTGGTATAACGGTTACACGGAAGAAATTATCGTTTTTCCCAACCACGTTCAGTACTATATTTTAACGGCTTCGACAGAGGAAGGTTCTGCGACGAATGAGAGTATTACGTTCGGGGTCGGTGGAACCAGTGTCAATGCTGATGTCTCACTTTCGTACTTTTTTAACACTGACAAAATCAAAGACTTCTACGGAAAGTACCTGAAAGATCCAGATCAATTCAAAGCCACCCTAGTACGCAGCGAAACTCGAAATTGTTTTAATCAGTGGGCTACGGGATTAAAACCGGAGGAAATTGTCGGAAATAAACAGGCACAATTACTTAAAGGTGTTCAAACCTGTTTGAACGATAAATTTACTCCTGTTGGAGTTACTTTCGACACGGTTGGCTTTGTTAGTAAGCCCCGGTTTGATAAGTCTATCGAAACCCAAATTACGGCTCGGTTTCAAGCAGAACAGCAGGCAGTCGCCGCTAAAGCTCAGCTAGAAGTTGCTGAAGCTGAAGCGAAACGAAAAATTGCTGAAGCGCGTGGTGATGCTGAAGTGGCTCGTATTCAGGCTGTGACTGTTTCTCCTTTAACCATTCGCTTGCGAGAGCTAGAGTTGCAACAGAAAATGATTGACAAGTGGAATGGCATTTTGCCTGTTTATCAAGGAGGTACAGCGCCCTTTCCTTCGTTTGATCCAAATGCGGGTCGAGCGCCAACTCAACCGAGTAAATAG
- the ruvA gene encoding Holliday junction branch migration protein RuvA — MISYLKGTVATIQKSSGNRVTLILDVNQIGYELQIPKRLSQELLAGSEGMVQVFTHLQIREDQQILYGFASAAERDLFRQLISVSGIGAQLGIALIDTLGLPNLVQAIVTGNIRALAKTPGVGNKTAERIALELKTKLAEWRQLAGVATPASATGPSSAILEDVEMTLLALGYENSEIGQALEAISQDTLVAKSRNAEEWIRSAIAWLSQ; from the coding sequence ATGATCAGCTATCTCAAGGGGACTGTCGCAACGATTCAGAAAAGCAGTGGCAATCGCGTCACGCTGATTTTGGACGTGAACCAAATCGGCTATGAATTGCAAATTCCCAAGCGTCTGTCACAGGAACTGCTAGCGGGGTCAGAAGGGATGGTGCAAGTTTTTACCCATTTGCAAATTCGGGAAGACCAACAAATCCTGTATGGGTTTGCCTCGGCAGCGGAACGAGATTTGTTTCGTCAGTTGATTAGTGTGAGTGGAATTGGGGCACAACTTGGGATCGCACTGATTGATACTCTGGGACTACCTAATTTAGTGCAAGCGATCGTGACAGGCAATATCCGCGCCTTAGCCAAAACTCCCGGTGTAGGAAACAAAACGGCTGAACGCATTGCTTTAGAACTGAAAACCAAGCTTGCCGAATGGCGTCAGCTAGCGGGAGTCGCTACACCTGCTTCTGCAACTGGGCCATCCTCAGCCATTCTAGAGGATGTGGAGATGACCCTACTGGCTTTGGGTTATGAAAACAGCGAAATTGGTCAAGCGCTAGAGGCAATTAGCCAGGATACCCTTGTGGCGAAAAGCAGGAATGCGGAAGAGTGGATTAGAAGTGCGATCGCGTGGTTGAGTCAGTAA